One part of the Plasmodium cynomolgi strain B DNA, chromosome 3, whole genome shotgun sequence genome encodes these proteins:
- a CDS encoding KIR-like CYIR protein (putative): MEKKFKERKNQRNEWRSERIIVAGNTDGAVVDVRNGDMPASNPSYPKPNDSPDQAGSSGSFSDADLNDGISGGEGKGGSDGGGSHMVDARGSAASRAMSGTLLAVGLTVVPYLFYKYTPAFSMIKSFFGNNLSKSRKKSPIRHELNTITDNSTEYLRSDLTESVLADTATEYYIPYTR; this comes from the exons atggaaaagaagtttaaggaaaggaaaaatcaaaGGAATGAGTGGAGGAGTGAGAGAATAA ttGTAGCAGGTAACACTGATGGTGCTGTAGTGGATGTGCGTAATGGTGATATGCCAGCATCTAATCCATCCTATCCTAAACCAAATGACAGCCCAGACCAAGCAGGTAGTAGTGGTAGTTTTTCCGATGCCGATCTTAATGATGGAATCAGTGgtggggaaggaaaaggagggtCTGATGGGGGTGGTAGTCACATGGTTGATGCTCGTGGTAGTGCTGCGTCACGTGCCATGTCTGGTACCTTGTTAGCAGTAGGACTTACTGTTGTTCCttacttattttataag tacaCTCCTGCATTTTCCATGATAAAAAGCTTCTTTGGGAACAACCTTAgtaaaagtagaaaaaaaagtcccaTTAGACATGAACTGAACACCATAACAGACAACTCAACAGAATATTTAAGATCAGACCTAACAGAAAGCGTACTAGCTGACACCGCAACAGAGTATTATATCCCATATACTAGGTAG
- a CDS encoding KIR-like CYIR protein (putative), translated as GEDSDKLPSEKIYNELDNSLDCTGVTGGKGSIKPDKEILRIRLLIKEVYDSTLASEILRGYCYACTKNRDKAPNGNWCHLFYYWMGHKIKGKLPKHGDFTGAMRAAYHYLESLNYEDKCTNIYSDMGEVVFEKSKIKFDSDYNYKVLSELHEGNKHPRCHEYNGNLEAVKSAYLSLCNTCDDSDDKYCLGFKRQYNSGRSCKSWNPPQLTCTPDPASVLGSSINEDNANGVAVTRGVEEEKGRKKRKEKKKGKGREGKKGAGWDQKVKKNHQIHRVYQVRQKKRKEVTNMCIIRNIYYYTKKRKEFREGV; from the exons gGGGAAGATTCAGATAAGCTACcctcagaaaaaatatacaatgaACTGGACAATAGCTTAGACTGTACCGGAGTAACCGGTGGAAAGGGATCTATAAAGCCGGACAAAGAGATTTTAAGGATAAGATTACTAATCAAGGAGGTTTATGATTCGACTTTGGCCAGTGAAATTTTACGAGGCTATTGTTATGCGTGTACCAAGAACAGGGATAAAGCGCCCAATGGTAACTGGTGCCACTTGTTCTATTATTGGATGGGTCATAAAATAAAGGGCAAGTTGCCTAAGCATGGGGATTTTACAGGTGCCATGAGAGCAGCTTACCATTATCTAGAAAGTCTTAACTATGAGGATAAATGCACTAATATATACAGTGATATGGGCGAAGTTGTTTTTgagaaaagtaaaataaaattcgaTAGCGACTATAATTATAAGGTTCTGAGTGAGTTACACGAGGGTAATAAACATCCGCGCTGTCATGAGTATAACGGAAATCTGGAAGCAGTTAAATCTgcatatttatcattatgTAATACTTGTGATGACAGTGATGATAAGTACTGTTTAGGTTTTAAAAGACAATACAACAGTGGAAGGAGTTGTAAGTCATGGAACCCACCACAACTAACATGCACCCCAGATCCAGCATCAGTTTTAGGAAGTTCAATAAATGAAGACAATGCCAATGGGGTAGCTGTAACTCGTGGAG tggaagaagaaaaaggaaggaaaaaaaggaaggaaaaaaagaaaggaaagggaagggaaggaaagaaagggGCAGGGTGG gatcagaaggtgaagaagaatcATCAGATCCACAGGGTCTACCAGgtgagacaaaaaaagaggaaagaagtaacaaatatgtgtataattagaaatatatattattacacaaaaaagaggaaagagTTTAGAGAAGGAGTTTaa
- a CDS encoding KIR-like CYIR protein (putative): MFYNNFNNGGGQCADGSIEEFMNNPGKQHISEENSHKIKGAWCQQITGGKDSTYYDMHCHFLYFWIGDLLSSSVNNDVAFQILMELICQMLRNVYVKNGCNIKCSAIDKNELKNRKMVYDYSCDYNIIRGQLFISEPRCDQNYSEYLKGIFSAYDTIEKACKSPPDAEYCTEFEKMFEGKSHAELLEMKCKTVSTSQPSLVANDKSLDSGKERREVEQLQAETEPSKETGSSTPTARIASTASALVAIPVITLLLYKYNLLPSWFHNQFKGRKKRSMEGIFNDLTEGEYSTEYST, encoded by the exons ATGTTCTACAACAATTTCAACAATGGAGGAGGTCAATGTGCTGATGGTTCCATTGAAGAGTTCATGAATAATCCGGGAAAACAGCACATATCTGAGGAAAATTCTCATAAGATTAAGGGAGCATGGTGTCAACAGATCACAGGAGGGAAGGATAGTACATATTATGATATGCACTGCCATTTCCTATATTTCTGGATAGGAGATCTGTTATCAAGCAGTGTGAATAATGATGTAGCATTTCAGATCCTTATGGAGTTGATTTGCCAAATGTTGCGGAATGTGTATGTTAAGAATGGGTGTAACATTAAATGCAGCGCTATAGACAAAAACGAATTGAAGAATAGGAAGATGGTATATGATTATTCCTGCGATTATAATATCATACGGGGGCAACTATTTATTAGTGAACCCCGTTGTGATCAGAACTATTCCGAATATCtgaaaggaattttttcagCTTACGATACCATAGAAAAAGCATGTAAGAGTCCCCCGGATGCTGAGTACTGTAcagaatttgaaaaaatgtttgagGGGAAGAGTCATGCGGAACTGCTGGAGATGAAATGTAAAACAGTAAGCACATCACAACCTTCCCTAGTAGCAAATGATAAGAGTCTCGATTCAGGGAAAGAACGTCGGGAGGTTGAACAATTACAGGCAGAAACTGAACCTTCGAAAGAAACAGGCAGCAGCACCCCTACCGCTCGTATTGCGTCCACCGCATCTGCATTAGTAGCTATTCCAGTAAtcacattattattatataag tATAATCTCCTACCTTCTTGGTTCCATAACCAAtttaaaggaagaaaaaagagatcAATGGAAGGTATCTTTAACGACTTAACGGAAGGTGAATATTCTACTGAATACTCTACA
- a CDS encoding KIR-like CYIR protein (putative), which translates to MVTVQGDSLELPSEGIYTKFKAGLDCSEEGDWQRHSERVRREVGTTLNLFGIDKSFASDIAKGLCYACAQSGGNSSSDDTYCYFLYYWIGGNVMKKEMSHQEFKRVMKAIYKALNEGGSMCNCSTAPYDIHDIVFYESKELFDYSYNYGTMGKISEGWSELCGEKYESYLQKITEVYGRIQRCREDDDSDCAEIEKKYKDYFNGKELNLECSKADKPQPEPLLQTEEVQSERETHLSEPSETRPEDRSGPAHERGKYRVELYLK; encoded by the exons ATGGTAACAGTGCAG GGAGATTCGCTGGAATTACCCTCAGAAGGAATATACACTAAGTTTAAGGCGGGATTGGATTGCTCAGAAGAAGGTGATTGGCAAAGGCACAGCGAAAGGGTAAGGAGGGAAGTGGGCACtacattaaatttatttggaaTTGATAAGAGTTTTGCCAGTGACATTGCAAAGGGCTTGTGTTACGCATGTGCACAGAGTGGGGGGAACAGTTCATCCGACGACACGTATTGCTATTTCCTATATTATTGGATAGGTGGTAATgtaatgaagaaggaaatgtCCCATCAAGAATTTAAAAGGGTCATGAAAGCAATTTATAAGGCACTGAATGAAGGGGGGTCTATGTGTAATTGTAGTACTGCACCCTATGATATTCATGATATCGTCTTCTATGAGAGTAAGGAGCTATTTGACTACTCCTATAATTATGGTACtatgggaaaaatatcagAAGGCTGGAGCGAACTttgtggggaaaaatatgaaagttATCTGCAAAAAATTACTGAAGTATATGGGAGGATACAGAGGTGCCGTGAAGATGATGATTCAGATTGTGCGGAAATTGAAAAGAAGTATAAGGATTATTTTAATGGCAAGGAGCTGAACTTGGAATGTAGCAAAGCAGATAAACCACAACCTGAACCACTGCTGCAGACGGAAGAAGTTCAATCGGAAAGAGAAACTCACCTAAGTGAACCTTCAGAAACTAGGCCAGAAGATAGATCAGGTCCAGCGCATGAAAGAGGTAAGTATAGAGTAGAACTATATCTTAAATGA
- a CDS encoding KIR-like CYIR protein (putative), with translation MYDHFNDEAKSTAFSEEYRKVEGKLNEVLKECRNFQNVAKRITSVWYNTKMEPKKFGTWKYNCPLFYYWLGNEVSGIITENGKFGDTLKGVYSTMMEKGIGKNCEKQCPNVSKEEFQELKILHDYTLEYSGTSNMKKNDRRVCGNNCENHLRKINETYGKVLEDCKIENERDYCKEFRRLRTTGSVLKVAQDQKGDRVVSREQ, from the exons ATGTATGACCATTTTAATGATGAAGCGAAGAGCACAGCATTCAGTGAAGAATACAGAAAGGTGGAgggaaaattaaatgaagTACTCAAGGAATGTAGGAACTTTCAGAATGTGGCGAAAAGAATTACAAGTGTCTGGtataatacaaaaatggagccgaaaaaatttggaacGTGGAAGTATAATTGTCCTTTGTTCTATTACTGGTTAGGGAATGAAGTATCAGGAATAATAACGGAGAACGGGAAGTTTGGGGATACTTTGAAGGGCGTGTATAGCACAATGATGGAGAAAGGAATTGGGAAGAACTGTGAGAAGCAGTGCCCTAATGTGTCCAAGGAAGAATTtcaagaattaaaaatattacacgATTATACACTTGAATATAGTGGAACTAgtaatatgaagaaaaatgaccGAAGGGTATGTGGTAATAATTGTGAGAATCATTTAAGGAAAATTAATGAAACGTATGGAAAGGTACTGGAAGACTGTAAGATCGAAAACGAAAGAGACTATTGTAAGGAGTTCAGAAGATTGAGGACTACCGGGTCG gTCTTGAAAGTGGCACAGGATCAGAAAGGGGACAGAGTGGTGAGCAGGGAACAGTAG
- a CDS encoding KIR-like CYIR protein (putative), protein MYEKFNNAVSTSICDSSKIRDSSWLAFKYFTPHKGKIEKAYCYSLTMNRVDEHYGKRCELLYYWIIDIIKGNLDSGHFPQATKSICNLLKELQPTWDCKNIYPGVGESLFEYGKKIYDYTHDHKTLEEQLKKSGGKCSGKYYKYLKDVEEAFKKVNSICGSGKTEPYCEYIKRERTPYADKDEELELEYEEARGQEHVADGREKVENSELALLFFFYIRYNYNSGQLSLIWTII, encoded by the exons ATGTATGAGAAATTCAATAATGCAGTAAGTACATCTATTTGTGACTCTTCTAAAATAAGGGACAGTAGTTGGTTAGCctttaaatatttcacaCCACATAAGGGCAAAATTGAGAAAGCCTATTGCTATTCATTAACCATGAATCGAGTGGATGAGCACTATGGGAAACGCTGTGAGTTGCTATACTACTGGATAATTGATataataaaaggaaatttgGATAGTGGCCATTTTCCGCAGGCCACGAAGTCAATTTGTAATTTACTGAAGGAACTGCAACCTACATGGGACTGCAAGAATATATACCCCGGTGTTGGAGAATCCCTCTTCGaatacggaaaaaaaatatatgattataCCCATGACCATAAAACCTTAGAAgagcagttaaaaaaaagtggcggTAAATGTAGTGGGAAATATTACAAATACTTAAAAGATGTTGAGGAGGCctttaaaaaggtaaataGCATTTGTGGCAGTGGTAAAACTGAGCCGTATTGTGAATACATTAAGAGGGAGCGTACGCCGTATGCTGATAAGGACGAGGAATTGGAGTTAGAATATGAAGAAGCACGTGGACAGGAACATGTAGCAGacggaagggaaaaagtggaaaattcG GAATTGGCtctgttatttttcttttatataaggtataACTACAATTCTGGACAACTATCACTTATATGGACCATTATATAG